The following DNA comes from Sulfuricurvum sp..
TAGCATGTTACAATACTACCATGAATAATGAGCCCGTAAAAAAAATATCCCCCTATCATCACGGTAATCTTAAAGAAGAGCTGTTGCAGACCGCTACAGAAATGATTGATAAAGAGGGGATTGATTCGATTACCCTACGTGACCTTACCCAGAGGTTAGGGACGTCACGAACGGCAGTGTATCGCCATTTTGCGAGCAAAGAGGCATTGATACTCGGTGTAATCGAGAAGGGATATGAACAACTTGATAAGATGTTTACCCCCATATTTGAAGATCGTACCCAAAGCGTTGCCCAGCGATTTAACGCAATGGCACGAGAGTATCTCGATTTTGCGATAGAACATCCAAACCTCTATCGATTGTTGTTTGGTGATAAATATCATCAAGAGCGTGAAGAGTTATGTGATTATCGAGACGAGTCACAAGCAACGGGGCTCTATGCCCTGATCGGACTTTTGGTAGAGGGTCAGGAAGAGGGGAGTATCGCAGCGGTCAACCCTATGGTACAAGCGGCTATGGCGTGGGCATCAATCCACGGTCTTGCGTCGTTGTTAATCGATGGACATTTGATGATGAGTGATAACATAGAAGTAATTTATGAATACAGTATAGAGGCATTGTTAAAAGGGTTAAAGGGGTAGCTTTAATAAATAGAGTTGTCCATAGCAATCACAAAACTTTTTACATCCGCATGAATAATAGATATTTTTCCCCGTTACAATCGAATAGCTTCCGAAATTGGTTTTGATAACATCCCCTTGAACCCTCTCGATCGTGATTGTTTTGATAAGACACGAATCCATGGAATCGAGGCGATGAAATTTCTCCCGCGTAGAGTGTACCCATAATACCGAAGAACCGGCTATAAGAGAAGATGCTTTTTGAGAATCCCATTCTCGAAGTGCATCAAAACTTTCCAATTCTGAATCGCTAATATTGCGGTAAGGGCGCATTAAATCTCCAAATCTTTTTTGATTTTAGATATGCATATATAGTTCTTATAT
Coding sequences within:
- a CDS encoding WHG domain-containing protein: ACYNTTMNNEPVKKISPYHHGNLKEELLQTATEMIDKEGIDSITLRDLTQRLGTSRTAVYRHFASKEALILGVIEKGYEQLDKMFTPIFEDRTQSVAQRFNAMAREYLDFAIEHPNLYRLLFGDKYHQEREELCDYRDESQATGLYALIGLLVEGQEEGSIAAVNPMVQAAMAWASIHGLASLLIDGHLMMSDNIEVIYEYSIEALLKGLKG